A DNA window from Calliphora vicina chromosome 1, idCalVici1.1, whole genome shotgun sequence contains the following coding sequences:
- the Adgf-D gene encoding adenosine deaminase 2 → MLKSICSNILLLTMLLNVHLIVNTMELSYDALRNKIMEAERMSSLGGNLWLSSAEEKANSILMNAKKEEITEGFKDPTKYPPAMHFFQGKQYLRQSEVFRIIQKMPKGAFLHGHNKGMVSSKWVIANLTNLYNLYTCRDVSGLLIFTYDQSKCHSEVQNVCLERVNAEDKRLYEKQLEKHINMYSMHPESMITDRRKIWKRFENIFQTVDQLYKYQPAFCNYHKRLLEELCEDNIIYAEIRASLSPLYGDNNVTFNSLEVANELEKIVESFKVKHPDFMGMKIIYAKRNKATVDEMTQRLTTFKQLHNAKPNFIIGFDLIGHEDSGDPLHKFANELSDLPATAHFFFHAGETNWYGRTDWNMMDALLLNTKRIGHAFALPKHPQLWSTIKKRNIAIEVNPLSNQVLGYVWDLRNHPAAFLIAENFPIVISADDPGVWNAKGLSYDFYYAFMALAPAEADLKFLKQLALNSLKYSILTSEERRKINRIFQKKWEEFIYNIINMKF, encoded by the exons CTTATGATGCTCTACGTAATAAAATAATGGAAGCTGAACGTATGTCATCTTTGGGTGGTAATCTCTGGCTATCGTCAGCCGAAGAGAAAGCCAACAGCATATTAATGAATGCCAAAAAGGAAGAG ATAACTGAGGGTTTCAAAGATCCCACCAAATATCCGCCAGCCATGCATTTCTTCCAGGGCAAACAGTATTTACGCCAAAGTGAGGTCTTTCGCATTATACAAAAAATGCCCAAGGGGGCTTTTTTACATGGCCACAACAAGGGTATGGTCAGTTCCAAATGGGTTATAGCCAAtctaacaaatttatataatttgtacACCTGCCGCGATGTCAGTGGTTTGCTGATATTCACCTACGATCAGAGCAAGTGCCATAGTGAGGTGCAAAATGTTTGTTTGGAACGTGTCAATGCAGAGGATAAGAGATTGtatgaaaaacaattggaaaagcatataaatatgtacagcATGCATCCGGAAT CTATGATCACTGATCGCAGAAAGATTTGGAAACGTTTTGAGAATATTTTTCAAACCGTTGACCAATTGTACAAATATCAACCGGCATTTTGTAATTATCATAAACGTTTGTTGGAGGAGTTGTGTGAGGACAATATAATTTATGCTGAAATAAGAGCATCTTTATCGCCG TTATATGGTGACAATAATGTAACCTTCAACTCTCTGGAAGTGGCCAACGAATTGGAGAAAATAGTGGAAAGTTTTAAAGTAAAACATCCGGATTTTATGGGCATGAAAATAATATATGCCAAAAGGAATAAGGCCACAGTAGATGAAATGACACAACGTCTAACAACATTCAAACAACTGCA TAATGCCAAGCCGAATTTTATAATAGGTTTCGATTTGATAGGACATGAAGATTCAGGAGATCCATTGCATAAATTTGCCAATGAATTGTCGGATTTGCCGGCAACTGCACACTTTTTCTTTCATGCTGGAGAGActa ATTGGTATGGACGCACTGATTGGAATATGATGGATGCTTTGCTCTTAAATACCAAACGTATTGGACATGCTTTCGCCTTGCCCAAACATCCTCAATTGTGGTCTACTATTAAAAAACGTAATATAGCCATTGAGGTAAATCCCTTATCAAATCAAGTGTTGGGGTAtgtttgggatttgagaaatcaTCCGGCCGCATTTTTAATAGCCGAAAATTTTCCCATTGTCATATCGGCCGATGATCCGGGGGTGTGGAATGCCAAGGGTTTGAGCTATGATTTCTATTATGCTTTTATGGCTTTGGCACCAGCGGAGGCGGatttgaaatttcttaaacaattagctttaaattcattaaa ATATTCCATACTTACTTCCGAGGAACGTCGCAAAATCAATCGGATTTTCCAAAAGAAATGGGAGGagtttatttacaatataatcaatatgaaattttaa